Within Sorangiineae bacterium MSr11367, the genomic segment ACAGCGACAGCTGGATCCCTGCGATGATGCCGGACAGCGACTTTTGCGCGGCCAAACCGAGCGCGATGCCGGCGACGCCTGCCGACGCCAACAGCGACACGCCCACGTTGCGCACGAACTCGAACTGCATGAGCCCGACGGCGATGGCCACGATGACGATGACCACCGAGGCCACGCGGCGGAGCAGCTCGAGCTGCGTCTGCACCGCGCGGTGCTTCATCTCGAGCTGCGAGCCGCTGGGCATCCGCTCCTCGGCCCAGTCCGCGCCGATGGAGATGGCGCGGATGACGAACCACGCGACCGAAATCACCAACCACGTGTACGCGATGTGCTGGATCGCGTCGTACACCGAGGCGGTGAGGTGCAGCTCGCTCAAGAGCTCCTTGACGATGACCACGAAGAGCACGCCACGAAGCGGGCGCCGCGCGGTTTCGACTAGCGCATTGTCCGCCGACGTCTTCGTGCGGAGCGCAAAACGTTGCGCCAGCCAGATGAACAAGGCACCCGTGCCGCGCGCGGCGGCGTAGCCGAGGACGCCGAGAAGCACCAGCCCGAGCCACTGCCAAAGGGCATTGCCCAGAAAGGTCGTGCGCGTCAGCCAAGGCGGAAAGCGGTCGGCCCACTCCGACGGCCCGTACGCCGCATACAGCGCAGGGATCATCGCGACGGTGCCGCGCGAGATCAGCCAGCGCCAGACGCCGTCGTTGAAACGGGCGCGCGCCAAGGTGACGGGGACCGTCTCGTCCTCCGCGATGATGTTGCCCACCGTCGCATCCTTGGCCTCCGCCTCGTCGGGGAGCTTGTCGGGGTCGACCGCCAGTTTGCGGTCGAGCACGTACGCGAGCTTGCGTGCGAGCTCGGGGCCATCGGTCGATTGCTTGATGCGCGGAATCGCATGCAAATCGAGGTAGTTGGCCGCGAGATCGTAATCACCGTGGTGGGCCGCCTCGAGGAAGCCTCGCATGGTGCGCTGCGGCGTCGCGCGATCGAGCGATGCGTTGGTCTTGGGCAATCCATCGTTGGGGCCGGCGTAGGCCACACCGAAGGAAAAGAGCGAAAGGAGAAAGAGCCATACAAAGGAAAAGAGACGCAGCGCGGGCATCACGGGCCCCAATTAGCCCGCATTTGTGCCCCGTGCCACAACGATGAGGGTTTGGGGGTTAGGGGTTAGGGGTTAGGGAACAGAACGATGAAAGAGGTGAGGGGACCTAAGCTTCGGCTTTCTCTGCCCTAAACCCTAACCCCTAAACCCTAACCCCTCACTCCCGGCACGAGCGTTGCTCTTTGTTCCTTGAACATCTCGTTACGGGGGGCTCACATGTTTTCAATGCGAGCACGCCGGTGGCTTGCCATCGGCGTATTGGGATTGGCCGGTTCGATCGGGGCATTCAGCGTAGGGGCCAGCGTGGCCGGACGACTCGAGAGGCACATGCACTCGGTGTCCGTCGCCAAGATTCCGGTGCACGACCTTGCGGTGCGGATCACGCGCGGCCAGAAGTAACGTTGCCGACACCGTCGAGCGCGGTACAAGCTTGAGCTGCAGCTTTCCGCGCAGCTCGTAGATATCGCTCGGCCCGTGTGAGGCGCTACACTCACCAGGAGGCCATGAACGCCAGGACCGACCCGAAGACCCGCGAAGCACGCGCATCGTCGGTCGATGTCCATGCGCTCCTCCGCGAGATCCTCGTGGACAAGAAGGCGGCCATCTTGGCGTCCGGTCAACAGGTGACGTTGGAGCTCAATGCGCGGCGCCCTCTCGTTAAAGGAGAGCGGGATACGCTGCACGAGTTTCTCGACCACGGGCTCGACACCGTGCTCACGGCCGCCGTACGAGGCACGCGCCTCGTCGTCGGCACGATGACCCTCGACCATCGCATCAAGGTGCGCATGGCGTGCGGCGAGCGTTCGTTCGAAACGGAACTTTCGACCTTCATCAACACCGACCCGCCAGCGCCATCGCCGTTGGTGGTGGCGCCCAGCGCGCCGGTACTTGCAGGTACACGTACCGTGTTGGTGGTCGATGACGATATCGATACTGTCGCGCTTTTGCGACGCGTGCTGGAACGTCGAGGTTACGAGGTCTTGGGGGCGACCAGTTTGGCCGAAGCGTTGATGGTAGCCGGCACTCAATCGTTCGACGTCTTGATCAGCGACGTCGGGCTGCCCGATGGCAGCGGTGTCGAGTTGATGGATCGTCTGGGCAGGCCTCATCACGCCATTGCCCTGACGGGCGTGAGCTCCGAGGAAGACGTCGCTCGGATCCGCGCAGCCGGCTTTCGCCAACACCTGACCAAACCCGTGAGTCTCTCCACCCTCGAATCCGCCATCTCCGAGCTTCTGAAATCGGCGTAACCTGGCCGATGCTCGGAGGTTGGCGGTGATACCCGTTCAGCCGTGCCCCGCCGAAGTGCCCTGCCGAAGCCCCGACTTGAGGAGCCAACCGTGCCCACGAAGAACAACGGCCAAGCCGACCTTACTTTAGCTACGCGAAATGGCCCCAAGCGCGCGAGCGCACCCTCCAGCGCGCCGGCCACGTCGCGCAAGCGCTCGAACGCCGGCCATGCAGGCGGGGCGAAAGACGACGACCGACCGACGCGAAAAGAGTGTGAGGCGCTGCTGGCGGCCATCTGTGCCCTGCGCGACGGCGACTTCTCGGTTCGTCTGCCCACCCGTGAGCCGGGGATGATGTTGGAGCTCGCAACGGCCTTCAACGAGCTGGCCCACCGCAACGACTCCATGGCGCGCGAGGTCGTGCGTGTCGGCCGCGTGGTCGGTCGTGAAGGCCGCATGAACGAGCGGGCATCGCTTCGGGGTGCCAAGGGCGCGTGGGCGAGCAAGCTCGAGTCGATCAACTCGCTCATTCTGGACTTGGTGCGCCCCTCGACGGAGGTCGCGCGCGTCATCACGGCGGTGGCCGGGGGCGACCTGTCGCAGAAGATGGTCCTGGAGATCGACGGCAAGCCGATTCGCGGAGAGTTCCTCCGCATCGGCGAGACGGTCAACACCATGGTCGATCAGCTGCGTTCCTTCTCGGCGGAGGTCGTGCGCGTCGCCAAGGAAGTCGGCACCGAGGGAAAGCTCGGCGGGCAGGCGCACGTGCCCGGTGTAGGCGGCACGTGGAAGGATCTGACCGACAGCGTCAACTCGATGGCCTCCAACCTGACCACGCAGGTGCGAGGCATCGCGGCCCTGGTCACCGCGGTCGCCGATGGCGACTTGACGAAGAAGTTCGTCGTCGAGGCCAAGGGCGAAGTCGCCGAGCTGGCCGACACGATCAACAACATGACTGACACTTTGCGGCTCTTCGCCGACCAGGTCACCACCGTCGCGCGCGAAGTCGGTTCGGAGGGAAAGCTCGGCGGCCAGGCGCGTGTGCCCGGCGTGGCGGGCACGTGGAAGGACCTGACCGACAGCGTCAACTCGATGGCCACCAACTTGACGGACCAGGTGCGCAACATCGCCTTGGTCACCACCGCGGTCGCCAACGGCGACTTGTCGCAAAAAATGAGCGTCGAGGTCGAGGGCGAGATCCTCGAGCTGAAGAACACGTTCAACAGGATGGTCGATCAGCTGCGCGCCTTCGCCAGCGAGGTCACGCGCGTCGCGCGTGAGGTCGGCACCGATGGAAAGCTGGGCGGGCAGGCCGAGGTGCCCGGTGTGACGGGCGCATGGAAAGACCTCACCGAGAGCGTCAATTACATGGCCAACAACCTGACCGACCAGGTGCGCAACATCAAATACGTCACCACCGCCGTCGCCAATGGCGACTTGTCGCAAAAGATCTCCGTCGACGTCAAAGGGGAGATGCTCGAGCTGAAGAACACCATGAACACCATGGTGGACCAGCTCAATTCGTTCGCCGCCGAGGTTACCCGCGTCGCGCGCGAAGTCGGTACCGAGGGGCGATTGGGCGGGCAGGCGCACGTGCCCGGGGTCGCCGGCACGTGGAAGGACTTGACCGACAACGTCAATTACATGGCCTCGAACTTGACGGGGCAGGTGCGAAGCATCGCCTTGGTCACGACGGCAGTCGCCAATGGCGACTTGTCCAAGAAGATCGTCGTCGACGCGCGCGGCGAGATTCTCGAGTTGAAGAGCACCATCAACACCATGGTCGATCAGCTCAATTCGTTCGCGGGCGAGGTTACCCGCGTGGCGCGCGAGGTCGGTACCGAAGGAAAGCTGGGCGGCCAAGCCAACGTGCCCGGGGTCGCCGGCACGTGGAAGGATTTGACCGACAACGTCAATTACATGGCCTCCAATCTGACGGGCCAAGTGCGAAATATCGCATTGGTCACGACGGCGGTCGCCAATGGCGATTTGTCGCAAAAGATTACCGTCGACGTCAAAGGCGAAATGCTCGAGATGAAGAACACCCTCAATACGATGGTGGACCAACTCCGAGCTTTCGCCGCCGAGGTTACCCGCGTCGCGCGGGAAGTCGGTACCGAAGGGCGATTGGGCGGGCAAGCGCACGTACCCGAGGTGGCCGGTACGTGGAAGGACCTGACCGACAGCGTCAATTATATGGCCAACAACCTGACCGAGCAGGTGCGAAATATCAAATTCGTCACCACCGCGGTCGCCAATGGCGACTTGTCGCAAAAGATCACCGTCGACGTCAAAGGCGAATTGCTCGAGTTGAAGAACACGGCCAACACGATGGTGGATCAACTTCGCGCGTTCGCCGCCGAGGTTACCCGCGTGGCGCGCGAAGTCGGTACCGACGGAAAGTTGGGCGGGCAGGCCTTCGTGCCGGGGGTGGCCGGTGTATGGAAAGATTTGACCGAGAACGTCAACATGATGGCCACCAACTTGACCACGCAGGTGCGCGGCATCGCGAAGGTCGTCACCGCGGTCGCCAATGGCGACTTGACGAAAAAGTTGGTCGTCGAGGCCAAGGGCGAAATCGCGGAGCTGGCCGACACGATCAACAACATGACCGAGACGCTCGGCGTCTTCGCCGAGCAGGTCACCACGGTGGCGCGCGAGGTCGGTACCGAAGGAAAGCTGGGCGGCCAGGCGCGCGCACCCGGTGTGGCGGGCACGTGGAAGGATCTGACCGACAGCGTCAATTCGATGGCCTCCAACCTGACCACGCAGGTGCGCGGCATCGTCAAGGTCGTGACCGCGGTTGCCAACGGCGACCTCTCGCAAAAGCTGCTCATGGAAGCGCAGGGCGAAATCGCCGCACTGGCGGTGACGATCAACAGCATGACCGACACCCTCCGCGTGTTCGCCGATCAGGTCACCACGGTGGCGCGCGAAGTCGGTACCGAAGGAAAACTGGGCGGCCAGGCCAAGGTGCCCGGCGCCGCCGGCACGTGGCGCGACTTGACCGACAACGTGAACCAGCTCGCCGGCAACTTGACCGCGCAGGTGCGCGCCATCGCCGACGTCGCCGTGGCCGTGACCAACGGTGACTTGACCCGAAGCATCGCCGTGGAAGCGCAGGGCGAGCTGCTCCTGCTCAAGGACACGGTCAACCAGATGATCGGCAACCTGCGCGAAACCACGCAGAAGAACCAGGAGCAGGACTGGCTCAAGACGAACTTGGCGAAGTTCGGCGGCATGATGCAGGGCCAGAAGAACCTCGAGGCGGTGAGCCGGCTCATCATGAGCGAACTCACGCCGCTGGTCTCCGCGCACCATGGGGCCTTCTTCATCGCGCAGCAAGAAGAGAACGGGTCGGTGCTCAAGCTGATTGCGAGCTACGCGTACAAGCAGCGCAAGAGCGTCTCGAACCGGTTCGAGCTGGGCGAAGGGCTCGTGGGGCAGGCGGCGCTGGAAAAGAAGAGCCTTCTGCTCACCAACGTGCCGCACGATTACATTGTGATCTCGTCGGGGCTCGGGGAAGCCTCGCCCTTGAACATCATCGTGCTGCCCGTGCTCTTCGAGGGCGAGGTACGCGCGGTGCTGGAGCTCGCGAGCTTCCGCGCCTTCAGTCAGATTCACCAGATCTTCCTCGACCAGCTCTCCGAGAGCATCGGCGTCGTGCTCAACATGATCGTCGCCAACATGCGCACGGAGGAGTTGCTCCTGCAGTCGCAAGGCTTGACGCAGGAGCTGCAGTCTCAGTCGAACGAGCTCCAGACGCAGCAGGAGGAGCTGAAGAAGACCAACACCGAGCTCGAGGCGCAGGCCGCCAGCTTGAAGGCCAGCGAGGAGTTGCTCAAGGCCCAGCAGGAGGAGCTGCAGCAGATCAACGAGGAGCTCGAGGAGAAGGCGACCTTGCTCGCCGAGCAAAACAAGAAGGTGGAGCAGAAGAACCGCGAGGTGGAGACCGCGCGGCGCGCCTTGGAGGACAAGGCGGCGCAGCTCTCGCTTTCGTCGCGCTACAAGAGCGAGTTCCTCGCCAACATGAGCCACGAGCTGCGCACGCCGCTCAACAGCTTGCTCATCTTGGCCAAGATGCTCTCGGACAACAAGGATCGGAACCTCTCGGACAAGCAAGTCGAGTACGCGCGGACGATTCACGCCTCGGGCACCGACCTGTTGAACCTCATCAACGAGGTGCTCGACCTGTCCAAGGTGGAGGCGGGCAAGATCGAGATTTACTCCGCCGAGGTGCGGCTCGCGGCCATCGAGGATTACATCGAGCGGAGCTTCCGGCCGCTGGCGCAGCAAAAGGGGCTCGAGTTCACCGTGGTGGAGGAACCGGAGATCCCCGAGTCGCTCAACACCGATGGGCAGCGCCTGCAGCAGATCCTGCGCAACCTGCTCGCCAACGCCTTCAAGTTCACCGATCGCGGCGGGGTGACGGTGCGCATCGGCAGTGTGCAGAATCAGCAGCAGTTCACCAACCCGGTGCTCCTCGATACCGCGCGCGTGCTCGCGCTAAGCGTGCAAGATACAGGTATCGGCATTCCGCGCGACAAGCACCAGCTCATCTTCGAGGCCTTCCAGCAGGCCGACGGCACCACCAGCCGCAAATACGGAGGCACGGGCCTGGGGCTTTCGATCAGCCGCGAGCTGGCACGCTTGCTCGGCGGTGAGATTCACGTGGACAGCGCCATCGGCGAGGGAAGCACGTTCACCCTGTTCTTGCCGCCGAGTTACCGCGAGCAGCCGCGTCTGACCAGCGGCGATTCGCGGCGTGACCTGCTGCGGCGGCCGGACACGGGCGAGGCCCCCTCGCGCGTCCACGCCGTCGTGGGCACGCACACCAACGGGACCAACGGCGCCGTCTCCGACGATCTGGACCAGGAGGACGATGGCCGCGTCTTCGCGCGCAACGGCTTCGATGCGGGGAGCTTCGAGGACGAGGACGTCGAGAACGAGAATGAGCTCAACGACGACCGCGACGCCGTCCAACCCGGCGACCGCGTGCTCCTCATCATCGAGGACGACGTCAAGTTCGCCTCCGTGCTGCTCGACATGGCGCGCGAGCGCGGATTCAAGTGCATCGGGACCCTGCGCGGCGACATCGGCTTGGCGCTGGTGCACCGGTTCAAGCCGGACGCCATCCTGCTCGATCTGGCGTTGCCCGTGGTCGATGGCCTCACCGTGCTGGATCGGTTGAAGCACAATCGCGAGACGCGGCACATCCCGGTTCACATCTTGTCGGGCACCGGAAAACGTCAGCGCGGGATGCGCCTTGGCGCGTTTGCCTACTTGGAAAAGCCGGTCACCAAGGAAGCACTGGACCAGGCCTTCGATTCGATTTCGCAATTCCTCGACAACGAAGTGCGGAATCTTCTCATCGTGGACAACGACGAGGCACTTCGCCACAGCATGGAGGAGCTCATCGGCCAGGGCGATGTCCAGACAGTGTCCGTGGGGACCGCCGAGCAGGCGCTCGAACTGCTCCGCAGTCGTCATTTCGACTGCATGGTGCTCGGCTTGGGGTTGCCCGACATGTCGAGCTTCGACTTGCTCGAGAAGATCAAGAGCGACGAGGATCTGCAGGAGCTGCGGGATCTGCCCATCATCATTTACACCGACAAAGAGCTCACACCCGAGGAAGACACGCGGCTCAAGAAGTACGCCGAGACCATCATCCTCAAGGACGTGAAGTCGCCCGAGCGCCTGCTCGACGAGACAGCGCTCTTCCTCCACCGCGTCGAGGCCAACTTGCCCGAGGAGAAGCGCCGCGTGCTCGAGGAGCTGCACAGCTCCGACGCCGTGTTCGTGGGCAAGAAGGTGATGGTCGTCGATGACGACGTACGCAACATTTTTGCCATCACCAGCGTGCTCGAGGCGAATGGTATGAATGTGGTATTCGCCGAAAATGGCAAAGACGGAATCGTCTTGCTCGATCAGAATCAAGACGTCAGTCTGATTCTGATGGATGTCATGATGCCGGAGATGGACGGCTACGAGACGATGCGACAAATTCGCAAGAATGCGTCGTATCGCACATTGCCCATCATCGCCCTCACCGCCAAAGCGATGAAGGGCGATCGCGAGAAGTGCATCGCGGCCGGCGCCTCGGACTACATCACGAAGCCCGTCGATCCCGACCAGCTCATCTCACTGATGCGGGTGTGGATGTATCGATGAGCCGAGTAGCACCCGCCTCGTCGTCCGGTACCTACCGAGCCCTCAAGGAGAAAGACACAGAGGTAGAACGCGTCGAGGTCGAGCTGTTGCTGGAGGCGATCTTCCGCGTCTACGGGTTCGATTTTCGGTCGTACGCGTACGCGTCCATCAAGCGGCGTCTGTGGCGGCGGGCTCAGGCCGAGGGGGTGGCGTCGTTCAGCGCGCTACAGGAGCGGGTGCTGCATGACCCCACGTGCATGGACCGGTTGATGCTCGACTTGAGCATTCAGGTCACGTCCATGTTTCGTGACCCGAGCTTCTTCCTGGCCCTGCGTCAAAAGGTGGTTCCGAGTTTGCGGACGTATCCGTTCATCCGCGTGTGGCACGCCGGTTGTTCGTCCGGCGAGGAAGCCTTCTCCTTGGCGATGCTGCTCAAGGAAGAGGGGCTGTACGCCCGCACCCGCATCTACGCGACGGACCTCAACGAGTCGGTCATCAAAGTCGCCAAGAGCGGGATTTTTCCGCTGTCGAAGATGCAGGAGTACACCATCAACTACCAGCGGGCGGGCGGGCTGCGCTCCTTCTCGGAATACTACACGGCCCGCTACGACGGGGCGCGGTTCGATCCGTCGCTGATGGAGAACGTGCTGTTCTCGCAGCACAACCTGGTGACGGACGGCAGTTTCAGTGAGTTTCATCTCATCTTGTGCCGCAACGTCATGATCTACTTCGATCGAAGTTTGCAGAACCGGGTGCTCGATCTCTTTCATTCGAGCCTGGTCAATTTCGGCTTTCTCGCGCTCGGTCGCAAAGAGAACCTGCGCCAGACCGAAAGCGAGCCGAAGTTCGTACCCTTCGTGGCCGAGGAGAAGATTTTTCGGAGGGCGGACAAGAAATAGAAAGGTGGCAATTGGGCTTTCAGCACGAACTCATCGTGGTGGGGACGTCATGGGGCGGATTGCGCGCCCTGGAAGTGCTCTTGTCGACCTTGCCTGCGGGCTTCGACTGGCCGATCGCCGTCGTGCAGCATCGCCGGCCCGATTCGGATGACACGCTCGCCCGTGTGCTGCAGCGCCACACCACCCTGCGGGTGCGCGAGGCCGAGGACAAGGAACCGATTGTCCCTGGACGCGTGTACATTGCACCTCCCGACTACCACCTGCTCGTGGACGACAAGTCTGTTGCCCTCTCGACGGATCCTCCGGTGCGTTTCAGCCGGCCTTCGATCGACGTGCTCTTCGAGTCGGCGGCGGATTCATTTCAACATCGCCTGATCGGAATCGTGCTCACCGGTCGAAACCATGACGGTGCCATCGGTCTCTCGCGCATCAAACAGCGTGGTGGCCTCACGATTGTCCAGGACCCCGCCTCAGCCGAAAGCCCCACGATGCCCGAGGGAGCCATCGAGCGAGCCTGCGTCGACCGAGTCCTCGCCCTCGACCGCATCGGGCCCTTCTTGGGGCAGCTCAGGCAGAGATGAGCGGTCTCCGACATTGAATGCATGGATCGACGGTGATAAATCGAAACAGGTGTCCGGTGTAGGGACTCGATCGGGGGAATTTCAGCTAGCGCTGGCCGCGATCAAGCCCGCGGTCCTGCTTGTCGACGACCAACCGAAGAACCTGCTTGCGCTCGAAGCCATTTTGGAGCCGCTCGGGACCGAGCTGGTCATGGCGCATTCCGGGCAGGAGGCGTTGAAGCATCTGCTCACGCGCGAGTTCGCCGTCATCTTGCTCGATGTGCAGATGCCGACGATGGATGGCTTCGAGACGGCGACGCTCATCAAGGAGCGCGAGAGGTCGCGGCATATCCCGATTATCTTTTTGACCGCGATCAGCAAGGACGAGGCCTTCGTCTTCAAGGGCTATACGGTCGGCGCGGTCGACTACATGTTCAAGCCCTTCGATCCAGACATTCTGCGGTCGAAGGTGCAGGTCTTCCTCGACATCTACCGGAAGACCGAGCAGCTGAAACTGCAGGACAAGGTGCTGCGCGAGCGCGAACTCGCCGAGCTTCGCCGCTCGAGCGAACGGCGCTACCGCGAGCTGGCCGAGTCGATGCCGCAAATCGTGTGGACCGCCACGCCGGAGGGCGAGCTCGCCTACGGGAACCGCCGCTGGTTCGACTGCGCGCGCACGTCGCTGACCGATCCACAGGGTCTGCGCTGGGAAGCGATTTTGCACCCGGACGATGTGGAGGAGTTCTCGCGGGGCTGGCGCCAGGCGCTCGAGCAGGGCGAGGCGTGGGGCGGGGAATTCCGTCTCGGATCGTGGGTGGAGGCGGATTACCGCTGGCACCTGGTGCGGGCGGTGCCGTTGCGAAGCGAGCGCGGGCCGCTCACGTCGTGGGTGGGCACGTGCACGGACATCGACGATCGCAAGCGCGCCGAGGATTCGCTGCGCTTCCTCGCCGAGGCGAGCAAAGTGCTGGGCGCCACCATCGACTGCCGCGAGTCGTTCGAGCAGGTGGCGCAGTTGATCGTGAAGACCCAGGCCGACGCGTGCATCGTCGATGTCGTGGCGGCGGATGGCACCTTCACCGATCGCGTGGTGGCGGCGGCGCCAACCGAATCGGCGGTGACCGTGCGCGCCATGTCGGATCGCTTTCCGCCGGAGCAGGATGCGCCATACGGGCCCGGCAAGGTGGTGCGCGCGCGTGAGCCCGAGCTTTTGCCCGAGGTGACCGACGCCATCAAGGTCATCATCTCGCAAGATGCGGTGCACCTGGCCGAGTTGCGATCGATTCCGGCGCTGTCGTGGATGTGCGTGCCGTTGGTGTCGCAGGGGCGCGTGTTCGGTGCGGTGACCTTGGTGGCGAGCCAGTCACGCCGTCGGTTCGACGAGTCGGACTTGGTGACCGCGGAAGATCTCGCGCGGAGGATGGCGTCGGCCGCGCACGTGGCGGACCTGTACGACATTGCGCAGTCCGAGCGAAAGAAGCTCGAGGAAGCGCACAAGGCGAAGGACGAATTTTTGGCGACGCTATCGCACGAATTGCGAACGCCGCTCAATGCGATGCTGGGCTGGACGCAGCTTCTCCGCGGTGGCGATCTCGAGGAGAACGAGTTCGATCGCGCCCTGGAGACCATCGAGCGAAACGCCAAGGCGCAGGCCCAGCTCATTGCCGACTTGCTGGACGTGTCGCGCATCGTGACGGGGAAGCTCCATTTGAACATGGGGCGCGTGCAGCTTCCCACGCTCATCGAGGGCGCGCTCGATGCGGTGCGCATCCAGGCCGACGACAAAGGCATCGCGCTGGAGTCGAGCATCGATCCGTTCGTGCCGGAGATCCGGGGAGATCCGAATCGGCTGACGCAGGTGCTGTCGAATCTCTTGTCCAACGCGCTGAAGTTCACCGGGGCGTCGGGGAAGATCGGGGTGCGCCTCGAGTCGGATGGATCGACCGCGCGCATCGCGGTGAGCGACACCGGGCAGGGGATTGCACCGGAGTTCATGCCGCACGTGTTCGAGCGCTTTCGGCAGGCCGATAGCACGAGCACGCGCTCGCAAGGCGGGTTGGGCCTGGGGCTGGCCATCGTGCGGCACATCGTGCAGCTTCACGGTGGCGTGGTGAAGGTGACCAGCGAGGGGAAGGACCGCGGCTCGACGTTCGCCGTGGAGCTCCCGATTCTGCCGTTCGTGTCGGACGTGCCCGAGCCCGAGTCGGACACGCGTCCCGCGGGATCGAACCCGCCGTCGCGCGATCTCGACGAGCTTCACGTGCTCCTGGTGGAGGACGAACCCGACGGACGCGGGATGGCGCGGCGGGTGCTCGAGGGAGCGGGCGCCCGCGTGACGGCGGTGCCCACGGCCTCCGCGGCCTTGAGCGCGCTCGAGGACTCGAGGCCCGACGTCCTCGTGTCGGACATCGGCCTGCCGGAAGAAGATGGGTACACGCTCATCACCAAGGTGCGCGCCCTTCCGGTCGAACAAGGCGGAAGCATCATCGCGGTGGCCCTGACCGCGTACGCCTCGGAGGAAGATCGCCGCCACGCCTTGGAGGTGGGCTTCGACGCGCACCTGACCAAACCGGTGGAACCCGCCCAACTGCGCTCCATCGTCCTAGGCCTCGTCCGCAGCCCGAGACGGCAGCGCGACTCGTACTCGCGGGTGTGAGAGGAGAGAATTCACAGGAAGACGGGAAGACGGGAAGGAGTTGCGACCCGCAGCAGCTCTGAACGCTTCTTTTGAGGTTTCCCATTGGGCCATTGAGCCAATTGGAACCCCCAAAAAAGCGTTCCGCGCCTTCTGTGCCGTAAGTCCTTCCCGTCTTCCCGTCTTCCTGTAAATCCTCTCCTTCGAGCAGAACGCGAACGGCGTTAGGAGGGTTGCAGCGTGTATTCTTGACGGCGTGAAATCGCCGCATCGGGTTCCGACGGACCAAGCTTCGCTGGCGCTGTTTGGGTTTGCGTTGGTGGTGCTCGTGTCGCCGTTGCGGTACGTGTGGCTGCGGGCGGACGCGCCGTGGTGGACGGCGTTCGTCGTGGGGTTCGGGCTCGTGGCGCTCTACGGTGTGGTCGTGTGGCGCGGGGTGCGGTAGCGCGTGCACCTGTCCTTCGCGTTGGTGTGTGCGGCGTCGGCGGCGTACCTGGTGGTACTGCTGGTGCTCGTCATTGCCGCGCGGCGGGTGGCGTCGTTGCGGCGGTTGGCGAACTCGCCCTATTCGTATGCGATCTCGCTCGGCGTGTACGCCTCGACGTGGACGTACTACGGGAGCGTCGGATTTTCTGCGGAACGCGGGCTCGTGTTTCTCGCGGTGTACCTCGGGCCGGTGGTGGCGTGCCTCCTCGTGCCGCTGCTCTGGGAGCCGGTGCGGAGGATTCAAACGGCGTATCAGCTCGGATCGCTGGCCGACTTCTTTGCGTTTCGCTTTCGTAGCCAGAGCGTCGGTGTGGTGGCGACGTTGGTGCTCGTGGTGGCCAGCGTGCCGTACC encodes:
- a CDS encoding HAMP domain-containing protein, producing MPTKNNGQADLTLATRNGPKRASAPSSAPATSRKRSNAGHAGGAKDDDRPTRKECEALLAAICALRDGDFSVRLPTREPGMMLELATAFNELAHRNDSMAREVVRVGRVVGREGRMNERASLRGAKGAWASKLESINSLILDLVRPSTEVARVITAVAGGDLSQKMVLEIDGKPIRGEFLRIGETVNTMVDQLRSFSAEVVRVAKEVGTEGKLGGQAHVPGVGGTWKDLTDSVNSMASNLTTQVRGIAALVTAVADGDLTKKFVVEAKGEVAELADTINNMTDTLRLFADQVTTVAREVGSEGKLGGQARVPGVAGTWKDLTDSVNSMATNLTDQVRNIALVTTAVANGDLSQKMSVEVEGEILELKNTFNRMVDQLRAFASEVTRVAREVGTDGKLGGQAEVPGVTGAWKDLTESVNYMANNLTDQVRNIKYVTTAVANGDLSQKISVDVKGEMLELKNTMNTMVDQLNSFAAEVTRVAREVGTEGRLGGQAHVPGVAGTWKDLTDNVNYMASNLTGQVRSIALVTTAVANGDLSKKIVVDARGEILELKSTINTMVDQLNSFAGEVTRVAREVGTEGKLGGQANVPGVAGTWKDLTDNVNYMASNLTGQVRNIALVTTAVANGDLSQKITVDVKGEMLEMKNTLNTMVDQLRAFAAEVTRVAREVGTEGRLGGQAHVPEVAGTWKDLTDSVNYMANNLTEQVRNIKFVTTAVANGDLSQKITVDVKGELLELKNTANTMVDQLRAFAAEVTRVAREVGTDGKLGGQAFVPGVAGVWKDLTENVNMMATNLTTQVRGIAKVVTAVANGDLTKKLVVEAKGEIAELADTINNMTETLGVFAEQVTTVAREVGTEGKLGGQARAPGVAGTWKDLTDSVNSMASNLTTQVRGIVKVVTAVANGDLSQKLLMEAQGEIAALAVTINSMTDTLRVFADQVTTVAREVGTEGKLGGQAKVPGAAGTWRDLTDNVNQLAGNLTAQVRAIADVAVAVTNGDLTRSIAVEAQGELLLLKDTVNQMIGNLRETTQKNQEQDWLKTNLAKFGGMMQGQKNLEAVSRLIMSELTPLVSAHHGAFFIAQQEENGSVLKLIASYAYKQRKSVSNRFELGEGLVGQAALEKKSLLLTNVPHDYIVISSGLGEASPLNIIVLPVLFEGEVRAVLELASFRAFSQIHQIFLDQLSESIGVVLNMIVANMRTEELLLQSQGLTQELQSQSNELQTQQEELKKTNTELEAQAASLKASEELLKAQQEELQQINEELEEKATLLAEQNKKVEQKNREVETARRALEDKAAQLSLSSRYKSEFLANMSHELRTPLNSLLILAKMLSDNKDRNLSDKQVEYARTIHASGTDLLNLINEVLDLSKVEAGKIEIYSAEVRLAAIEDYIERSFRPLAQQKGLEFTVVEEPEIPESLNTDGQRLQQILRNLLANAFKFTDRGGVTVRIGSVQNQQQFTNPVLLDTARVLALSVQDTGIGIPRDKHQLIFEAFQQADGTTSRKYGGTGLGLSISRELARLLGGEIHVDSAIGEGSTFTLFLPPSYREQPRLTSGDSRRDLLRRPDTGEAPSRVHAVVGTHTNGTNGAVSDDLDQEDDGRVFARNGFDAGSFEDEDVENENELNDDRDAVQPGDRVLLIIEDDVKFASVLLDMARERGFKCIGTLRGDIGLALVHRFKPDAILLDLALPVVDGLTVLDRLKHNRETRHIPVHILSGTGKRQRGMRLGAFAYLEKPVTKEALDQAFDSISQFLDNEVRNLLIVDNDEALRHSMEELIGQGDVQTVSVGTAEQALELLRSRHFDCMVLGLGLPDMSSFDLLEKIKSDEDLQELRDLPIIIYTDKELTPEEDTRLKKYAETIILKDVKSPERLLDETALFLHRVEANLPEEKRRVLEELHSSDAVFVGKKVMVVDDDVRNIFAITSVLEANGMNVVFAENGKDGIVLLDQNQDVSLILMDVMMPEMDGYETMRQIRKNASYRTLPIIALTAKAMKGDREKCIAAGASDYITKPVDPDQLISLMRVWMYR
- a CDS encoding protein-glutamate O-methyltransferase CheR gives rise to the protein MSRVAPASSSGTYRALKEKDTEVERVEVELLLEAIFRVYGFDFRSYAYASIKRRLWRRAQAEGVASFSALQERVLHDPTCMDRLMLDLSIQVTSMFRDPSFFLALRQKVVPSLRTYPFIRVWHAGCSSGEEAFSLAMLLKEEGLYARTRIYATDLNESVIKVAKSGIFPLSKMQEYTINYQRAGGLRSFSEYYTARYDGARFDPSLMENVLFSQHNLVTDGSFSEFHLILCRNVMIYFDRSLQNRVLDLFHSSLVNFGFLALGRKENLRQTESEPKFVPFVAEEKIFRRADKK
- a CDS encoding chemotaxis protein CheB, which codes for MGFQHELIVVGTSWGGLRALEVLLSTLPAGFDWPIAVVQHRRPDSDDTLARVLQRHTTLRVREAEDKEPIVPGRVYIAPPDYHLLVDDKSVALSTDPPVRFSRPSIDVLFESAADSFQHRLIGIVLTGRNHDGAIGLSRIKQRGGLTIVQDPASAESPTMPEGAIERACVDRVLALDRIGPFLGQLRQR